TTGAACGTCAGCAATTTGGCAGCAATGCCCTCTCGCAATCAAATGCGTTCCCCCTCCCAGGAATCTCTCACAATGGGCTTTGCTGGTGGTGAGGGCGATACACCAGGACAGGTTATAAACCAGGTGGGAAGCGTTACACCAGAGCATTTTGCCCATGCTCAAGGGCTGTTATCGCAGTTACCAGAATCCCTGCGTTTGGGTGTGCGGGAGCAAGAAAGTGCAATGGCGATCGCTTTTGCGTTAGCGTTAGATGCTGAAAATATCGAGATCCAAAAACGTCAAATCGCTTGGTTACGCGAAGTGCAGCCTACTGAGTTGGTAGAGAAAACTTTGGAATTGAGTAGCGAAATTAGCCAGTTAGATCCCAAAGTTCGTTTACCACTTGTAGATTTGGTAGTACCCGTTTTACGCCAAAATTCTGCCAAAGAATGCCAAAGGCTCTGCAAATGCATCCACGGTTTAGTTGTAGCTACCGGCAGTTTATCACTGTGGCATTTTGTGTTGCAGTTAATACTTTGGTATCGCCTCCAACCTAGTATAAATCCCACATCTACTACAACGGTAGAATTCACCTCCATCGAACAGATTTGGCCAGATAGTCTATTAGTACTGTCTGCAATTGCCCGTGTTGGGCACTCTCAACCAGATGCCCATATTGAAGACATCGCCTATGCTTTTCGTTCTGGAGTTTTTCGACTCCCCAAAGCCGGGGAGCAAGAAAAACCAGGCACACCGCTTATCTGTAATTTCACTGAGCTAAAGAGGAGTATTGAGCGGCTTCGTCTTGCCAGTCCTAAACTTAAGCAAGCTATTGTAGATGCTTGCGCTCACACGGTACTGTTGGATAATAAAGTTACACAGTCAGAAGCAGATTTATTAAGAGCGATCGCTATGAGTCTAGACTGTCCCATCCCGCCATTTTTAAACTCTCAGCGTAGTGTTTCAAAACACAAACAATCTTCTCCAAAGGGAAGGTGAGACGCAGTTATTTCTAACTATACAAATCTGATTTGTGAAAATTCACGGTGTTCAGATCCCCGACTTCTTTGAGAAGTCGGGGATCTAACTTTTCATATATAGTTATCCGATCAAAAGTATCATATTGTACAAAAATTAT
This genomic interval from Nostoc sp. KVJ3 contains the following:
- a CDS encoding M48 family metallopeptidase; the protein is MADEQGQQLLNIVEEMAIASGISVPEVYLLERETSINAFAAGFTPNDAVIGVTRGTLQHLSRDELQGVIGHEFSHILNGDMQLNLRLVGLLHGILFIYLTGELLWRIRGDFRFGKEDKGLPIWAFGLALMAIGGIGLLCGRLIKAAVSRQREFLADASAVQFTRNPNGLNGVFQKLQQMDSRLISPGAEAASHMFFGNALNPSFWDSMFSTHPPLAERIRRVGGLNVSNLAAMPSRNQMRSPSQESLTMGFAGGEGDTPGQVINQVGSVTPEHFAHAQGLLSQLPESLRLGVREQESAMAIAFALALDAENIEIQKRQIAWLREVQPTELVEKTLELSSEISQLDPKVRLPLVDLVVPVLRQNSAKECQRLCKCIHGLVVATGSLSLWHFVLQLILWYRLQPSINPTSTTTVEFTSIEQIWPDSLLVLSAIARVGHSQPDAHIEDIAYAFRSGVFRLPKAGEQEKPGTPLICNFTELKRSIERLRLASPKLKQAIVDACAHTVLLDNKVTQSEADLLRAIAMSLDCPIPPFLNSQRSVSKHKQSSPKGR